The following are from one region of the Leucobacter sp. Psy1 genome:
- a CDS encoding phage holin family protein, with translation MRSVIRVLVSAFAFWLTTLIVGGPGEHGIWIEPFGASRLPTLSEASGETETTAAYLITLVLVALVFGVVDGTLGRVVRFVSIPLRIITLGLFGLLINGLMLLAVSALSTLAGFGLRVDGFWWGVLAAIVLGILSAIVNGLLGTGKKKDR, from the coding sequence ATGCGATCCGTCATCCGTGTTCTCGTCAGTGCCTTCGCTTTCTGGCTCACCACGCTCATCGTGGGCGGACCGGGTGAGCACGGCATCTGGATCGAGCCGTTCGGAGCATCGCGCCTGCCGACGCTGAGCGAGGCGTCCGGTGAGACGGAGACGACCGCCGCGTACCTCATCACCCTCGTTCTCGTCGCGCTCGTCTTCGGAGTCGTCGACGGCACACTGGGTCGCGTGGTGCGGTTCGTCTCGATCCCCCTGCGCATCATCACCCTCGGCCTGTTCGGCCTGCTGATCAACGGGCTCATGCTGCTCGCGGTGTCCGCGCTCTCGACACTCGCCGGGTTCGGTCTGCGCGTCGATGGATTCTGGTGGGGCGTGCTGGCGGCCATCGTGCTCGGCATTCTCTCGGCGATCGTGAACGGACTGCTCGGCACGGGCAAGAAGAAGGACCGCTAG